A genomic stretch from Funiculus sociatus GB2-C1 includes:
- a CDS encoding response regulator gives MKTVLIVEDDPINARVFSKILSKRGGLAVKHTENVEEVMQIAQSGEADIILMDVSLAHSVYQGKSVDGIKITQMLKADPQTANLPIILVTAHAMEGDRENFLKQSGADSYISKPVVDHQLFVEQIIALLPPQ, from the coding sequence ATGAAAACCGTTCTGATTGTAGAAGACGATCCGATTAATGCTCGGGTTTTTTCTAAGATTCTGAGCAAGCGAGGTGGCTTGGCAGTTAAGCATACCGAAAATGTAGAAGAGGTAATGCAAATTGCCCAGTCCGGAGAAGCTGACATTATTTTGATGGATGTATCCTTGGCACACAGTGTTTACCAAGGTAAGTCGGTTGATGGCATAAAAATTACCCAAATGTTGAAAGCTGATCCCCAAACGGCTAATTTGCCTATTATCCTGGTTACGGCTCACGCTATGGAGGGAGATCGGGAAAATTTCCTTAAGCAAAGCGGTGCCGATAGCTACATTTCTAAACCAGTGGTCGATCATCAACTGTTTGTGGAGCAAATTATTGCATTGTTGCCACCACAATAG
- a CDS encoding HAD-IA family hydrolase translates to MTEKAIIFDFDGTIADTFDAIVSITNCLALEFGYKLATLEDIEQFRNLSSREIIHKSGVSFFKLPFLLRKVRAGLNNKIQELKPFPGIKEALIELKAQGNTLGIITSNSQDNVTLFLENNVFLEVFDFLYSAPTVFGKHKVINSFLKQHKIKQQDVIYVGDETRDIEAARKSNVKAIAVSWGFNSKEVLAKHNPDFLIYNPHELIEVIESLKKQSF, encoded by the coding sequence ATGACCGAAAAAGCCATTATTTTTGATTTTGATGGCACAATTGCTGATACGTTCGATGCCATTGTGAGTATTACTAATTGTTTAGCCTTAGAATTTGGTTATAAGCTAGCCACTCTAGAGGATATAGAACAATTCCGAAATTTAAGTTCTAGAGAAATTATTCACAAATCTGGCGTTTCCTTCTTTAAGTTACCCTTTCTGCTGAGGAAAGTTAGAGCAGGCTTAAATAATAAAATTCAAGAGCTAAAACCATTTCCCGGAATTAAAGAAGCTCTTATAGAGCTAAAAGCTCAAGGTAATACTTTAGGAATTATTACTTCTAATTCCCAAGATAATGTGACATTATTTTTGGAAAATAACGTATTTTTAGAAGTCTTTGATTTTCTTTACTCAGCTCCTACTGTTTTTGGCAAGCACAAGGTAATAAATAGTTTTTTAAAACAACATAAAATCAAACAACAAGATGTTATTTATGTTGGAGATGAAACTAGAGATATAGAAGCAGCTAGAAAAAGTAATGTGAAAGCGATCGCAGTCAGCTGGGGGTTTAATTCCAAAGAAGTGTTAGCCAAGCATAATCCAGATTTTCTAATTTACAATCCTCACGAATTGATTGAAGTTATAGAAAGCTTGAAAAAACAGAGTTTTTAA
- the queG gene encoding tRNA epoxyqueuosine(34) reductase QueG, protein MSVKVSVSSSQVKQLALELGFHKAGIAAVDGAADGLETQRLQAWLAQGYQADMEWMANPKRQDIRLVMPEARSLICVALNYYTPQQRPEGSEYAKISRYGWGRDYHKVLHKKLKALANWLQEQGEGIQARYYADTGPVQDKVWAQQAGIGWIAKNGNVITREYGSWVFLGEVLTNLDLTPDLPHTEHCGTCTRCLDACPTGAITQPFVVDASRCIAYHTIENRTQKLPDAIAPHLQGWVAGCDICQDVCPWNQRFAKPTDVAEFQPYPANVAPTLTELAEISDEEWDRRFPASALRRIKPEMLRRNARTNLEASGN, encoded by the coding sequence ATGAGTGTGAAAGTTTCCGTCAGCAGCAGTCAGGTGAAGCAACTCGCCTTGGAGTTGGGATTCCACAAGGCGGGAATTGCGGCTGTAGATGGGGCAGCAGACGGTTTAGAGACGCAGAGATTGCAGGCGTGGCTGGCACAAGGCTATCAGGCAGATATGGAATGGATGGCGAATCCCAAGCGTCAGGATATTCGCCTGGTGATGCCAGAGGCGCGATCGCTTATTTGTGTTGCCCTCAACTATTACACGCCTCAGCAGCGCCCCGAAGGCAGCGAATATGCGAAAATTTCCCGTTACGGTTGGGGACGGGATTATCACAAAGTTTTGCATAAAAAGTTGAAAGCACTAGCTAACTGGTTGCAAGAACAAGGCGAAGGTATTCAGGCACGTTACTATGCTGATACTGGGCCAGTGCAAGATAAAGTCTGGGCGCAGCAGGCTGGGATTGGCTGGATTGCCAAAAACGGGAATGTCATTACGCGAGAGTACGGTTCTTGGGTATTTTTGGGGGAAGTTTTGACTAACCTCGACTTAACGCCTGACTTGCCTCATACTGAACATTGTGGGACTTGTACTCGTTGTCTAGATGCTTGTCCTACGGGTGCAATTACTCAGCCCTTTGTGGTAGACGCTTCGCGGTGCATCGCTTACCACACGATTGAGAATCGAACTCAAAAGTTGCCGGATGCGATCGCCCCCCATTTACAAGGCTGGGTTGCTGGTTGCGATATCTGCCAGGATGTTTGCCCTTGGAACCAGCGTTTCGCTAAGCCTACTGATGTTGCAGAGTTTCAGCCTTATCCTGCAAATGTGGCTCCCACTTTAACAGAACTAGCTGAAATTTCTGATGAAGAATGGGATCGTCGGTTTCCAGCCTCAGCCCTGCGGCGGATCAAACCAGAGATGTTGCGGCGCAATGCCAGAACAAATCTAGAAGCTTCAGGCAACTAA
- a CDS encoding SpoIIE family protein phosphatase translates to MSQAEGSKLKLMVVDDEHDNLDLLYRTFRRDFRVFKADSAALALQVLEAEGEMAVIISDQRMPQMNGTEFLSKTVERFPDTIRILLTGYTDVEDLVDAINSGQVFKYITKPWNPENLKAVVQQASETYKVLKQRTNELRRALRREELFNAVTTAIRESLDYNSMLQTVVNTIGQTFEASRCILRPVEGDRLTSEAFSYQDPNAAASQFPNIDSALEAALETHQTQLAQGEEQGTQYTHLVVPLIYQQQQQSVLCLYQDTQNGMWEPQEVQLIEGVAEQAALAISQAKLYQRTQQQAQQMRAELEVARQIQNNLLRQSWPEVEGLKVQACCVAAREVGGDFFEVYFHPQGDIWLAVGDVSGKGVPAALFMASAISVLRRELAQEISPEPDVVMRNLNSIMSDDLVSTNCFITMVLARYTPADHTLVYANAGHIYPLIWSHQAVLQQSAQLEDSALEPNFLKTRGIPLGILPVWKAKQGQVTLNAGEIFLLTSDGITEATVTQSLEPGQSDVGGSLEPQGSMLTQDGLWKLLRQEPAPFNLTNLLARIREQTNNVQEDDQTILSLEVL, encoded by the coding sequence ATGAGTCAGGCAGAAGGGAGCAAACTCAAACTGATGGTGGTTGATGATGAGCATGACAACCTAGATTTGCTGTATCGAACATTCCGCCGAGATTTTCGAGTCTTCAAAGCCGACAGTGCCGCCTTGGCGCTGCAAGTATTGGAGGCAGAAGGGGAAATGGCTGTGATTATCTCTGACCAGCGAATGCCCCAGATGAACGGCACGGAATTTTTAAGCAAAACAGTTGAGCGCTTCCCTGATACAATTCGCATCCTGTTAACCGGATACACCGATGTTGAAGACTTGGTGGATGCAATTAACTCAGGTCAGGTATTCAAATACATCACCAAACCCTGGAACCCAGAGAACCTGAAAGCAGTAGTTCAACAAGCCTCAGAAACCTACAAGGTTCTAAAGCAAAGAACAAACGAACTGCGCCGTGCTTTGCGACGAGAAGAACTGTTTAATGCGGTGACAACTGCCATTCGGGAGTCACTGGACTACAACAGTATGCTGCAAACGGTTGTCAATACAATCGGTCAGACATTTGAGGCAAGCCGTTGTATTCTCAGACCAGTAGAAGGCGATCGCTTGACGAGCGAAGCCTTCTCATACCAAGATCCTAATGCCGCCGCTAGTCAATTCCCTAATATTGATTCCGCCCTGGAAGCTGCCCTTGAGACTCACCAAACACAATTGGCTCAAGGCGAAGAACAAGGAACGCAATACACCCATCTAGTTGTACCCCTGATCTACCAGCAGCAGCAGCAATCAGTTCTCTGCCTCTATCAGGACACTCAAAATGGGATGTGGGAACCCCAAGAAGTGCAGCTAATTGAAGGTGTTGCCGAACAAGCAGCATTGGCAATTTCTCAGGCAAAACTCTACCAGCGCACGCAACAGCAGGCTCAGCAAATGCGCGCCGAACTAGAGGTAGCACGGCAAATTCAAAACAACCTACTGCGGCAAAGCTGGCCAGAAGTAGAAGGTCTTAAGGTACAAGCCTGTTGCGTAGCAGCTAGAGAAGTGGGGGGTGATTTTTTTGAAGTATATTTCCATCCCCAAGGCGACATCTGGCTGGCAGTAGGAGATGTATCTGGTAAAGGTGTACCAGCCGCATTATTTATGGCTAGTGCGATTTCCGTGTTGCGCCGGGAACTGGCTCAAGAAATTTCTCCGGAGCCAGATGTCGTAATGCGGAATTTAAACAGTATTATGTCAGATGATTTAGTCAGCACTAACTGCTTTATTACAATGGTGCTGGCTCGTTATACTCCAGCAGATCATACTCTCGTCTATGCCAATGCTGGTCACATCTATCCCCTCATATGGTCGCATCAAGCAGTGTTGCAACAATCAGCACAACTTGAGGACTCGGCACTTGAGCCGAATTTCCTGAAGACTCGTGGCATTCCTCTAGGGATTTTACCAGTCTGGAAAGCCAAGCAGGGACAGGTAACTTTAAATGCAGGGGAAATATTCTTGCTGACGAGTGACGGGATCACCGAAGCGACTGTCACTCAGTCGCTCGAACCGGGTCAATCTGATGTTGGTGGGAGCTTAGAACCCCAGGGTAGTATGCTGACACAAGATGGTCTTTGGAAACTTCTTAGGCAAGAGCCAGCGCCTTTCAATTTGACCAACTTATTAGCCCGCATTCGAGAACAGACGAACAACGTTCAGGAAGACGACCAAACTATACTCTCTCTGGAGGTTCTTTAA
- a CDS encoding ABC transporter ATP-binding protein, giving the protein MAKVVIENVYKSFSVRKGEVVAPVTAEMLTSVDEADKSSPTGNTNVLRRIHLTVEDGEFMVLVGPSGCGKSTLLRIIAGLEELTGGNIWVGDSLVNDLPPKERDIAMVFQSYALYPHMTVYDNIAFGLRRTGRGGEGEKNPLLTPKSSLPIWAENLLVEMTRSLPKHLRYIPEREKAINEQVRTVAQLLQIEPLLNRLPKQLSGGQKQRVALGRAIARNPQVFLMDEPLSNLDAKLRAETRAQIVKLQRQLGTTTIYVTHDQTEAMTMGDRIAVMNHGKIQQIAAPLEIYNHPANRFVAEFIGSPPMNFLPVQVKAPLLITHSQFRLTLPDIWASTLQKYDTRSLTLGIRPEHLSIGVPAPKNLQVRVDLVEALGNETYLSVTLLDSPTTSPLQVRIPPDKEVKIGDRLWLSLTPEKIHFFDPQTGMAITSR; this is encoded by the coding sequence GTGGCAAAAGTTGTTATAGAGAACGTTTACAAAAGCTTTTCCGTTCGTAAAGGGGAAGTTGTCGCACCAGTAACGGCAGAAATGCTGACATCAGTAGATGAAGCAGACAAGTCTTCGCCCACTGGAAATACGAATGTCTTGCGACGGATTCATCTGACGGTGGAAGATGGTGAGTTTATGGTGTTGGTGGGGCCTTCTGGTTGCGGCAAAAGTACCCTGTTAAGGATTATTGCCGGACTCGAAGAGTTGACTGGCGGCAATATCTGGGTAGGCGACTCCTTGGTGAACGACTTACCGCCGAAGGAACGAGACATCGCGATGGTGTTTCAAAGCTACGCCCTCTATCCCCACATGACGGTTTATGACAACATCGCCTTTGGATTGCGACGCACAGGGAGAGGGGGAGAAGGGGAGAAAAACCCTTTACTCACTCCTAAGTCTTCTTTGCCAATTTGGGCGGAAAATCTGTTGGTGGAGATGACGCGATCGCTTCCTAAACATCTTCGCTACATACCCGAACGCGAGAAAGCGATTAATGAGCAGGTACGGACGGTTGCTCAATTGTTGCAAATTGAGCCACTCTTAAACAGGTTGCCAAAACAACTATCGGGAGGACAAAAGCAGCGAGTTGCATTGGGACGAGCGATCGCGCGTAACCCCCAAGTGTTTTTGATGGACGAACCCCTATCTAACTTAGATGCTAAACTCCGGGCGGAAACTCGGGCCCAAATTGTCAAGCTTCAGCGACAACTAGGTACGACAACAATATACGTCACCCACGACCAAACTGAAGCGATGACGATGGGCGATCGCATTGCGGTGATGAATCACGGTAAAATCCAGCAAATCGCCGCACCTTTGGAAATTTACAACCATCCTGCTAACCGCTTTGTGGCGGAATTCATCGGTTCTCCGCCGATGAATTTTCTCCCAGTACAGGTGAAAGCCCCTTTGTTAATTACCCATTCTCAGTTTCGCCTCACCTTACCTGATATTTGGGCATCGACACTGCAAAAATACGACACGCGATCGCTTACTTTAGGCATCCGTCCCGAACACTTAAGTATCGGCGTTCCCGCCCCTAAAAATCTACAGGTGCGAGTTGATTTGGTGGAAGCACTAGGCAACGAAACTTATTTATCTGTAACTTTGCTTGATTCACCCACCACATCTCCCTTACAAGTCCGAATCCCACCAGATAAAGAGGTGAAAATAGGCGATCGTTTGTGGTTATCCTTAACACCAGAAAAAATTCATTTCTTCGATCCACAAACTGGCATGGCAATCACCTCGCGTTAG
- a CDS encoding DNA gyrase/topoisomerase IV subunit A, translating into MAKQLNLLATGQIIPTPLHAEMQRSYLEYAMSVIVGRALPDVRDGLKPVHRRILYAMHELGLTPDRPYRKCARVVGDVLGKYHPHGDQSVYDALVRLVQDFSSRYPLLAGHGNFGSVDNDPPAAMRYTETRLAAIGNEALLSEIGEATVDFIGNFDNSQQEPTVLPAQLPILLLNGCAGIAVGMATNVPPHNLGEVVDGLIALIDRPDLSDEKLWELVPGPDFPTGGEIIGTEGIREAYSTGRGIIPVRGVATIEEMPASRGRRGRTALVVTELPFQVNKASWIEKVAELVNHGRIEGIADLRDESDREGMRVVVELKRDANPQDVLSNLYKQTALCTNFGAILLALVDGQPRQLTLREMLHEFINFREQTLTRQYSHELGEAERRLHIVQGLVASLSQLDAVIEILRNAPDGSSAKISLQERLNISEVQSDAILAMPMRRLTGLERQNLQAEFEQLSERIGVLRVLLSDRHELLKALKKDLRTLKRKFADARRTKIVVPRKSRQTAETKERKTDKKTTADNPQQTTDNPQPLEEVTLEFTRRGYVRRLSKSGNKSASGKGNGGSRPDDFVVQLEQTDTTAELIVLTGGGKAYPVKVRDIPPTTGQSRGTPLITLLSSSAQAAAETILSHFVLPKDPENADLILLSKQGKIKRLPMVELANISGRGLTIIKLKEDDELKYVNLTKSGEHLILATTGGRLLKVEVTEEQFPAMGRATMGVQASRLRRGEQVVGCVTLRPDDSVLLVSGLGYAKRLPENTLRLGNLGDIGTQVMQFTDKTDVLLGMVPARKGEAVILLTNRERVVRSPIDSIRFWGKDGTGDRILQLSADEKIVNVVIGQ; encoded by the coding sequence ATGGCGAAACAATTGAACCTGCTGGCGACTGGACAGATCATCCCCACGCCTCTACACGCGGAGATGCAACGGTCATATCTTGAATATGCCATGAGTGTGATTGTCGGGCGTGCCTTACCCGATGTCCGCGATGGATTAAAGCCAGTTCATCGGCGTATTTTGTATGCTATGCACGAACTGGGATTGACTCCAGACCGCCCTTATCGCAAGTGCGCGAGGGTGGTGGGAGACGTTTTAGGCAAATATCACCCCCACGGCGACCAGTCGGTTTATGACGCTTTGGTGCGCCTGGTGCAAGATTTTTCCAGTCGCTATCCCCTACTAGCTGGTCATGGTAACTTTGGCTCGGTGGATAATGACCCACCAGCTGCTATGCGCTACACAGAGACGCGACTAGCGGCGATTGGCAATGAAGCGCTTTTGAGCGAAATTGGTGAGGCAACAGTTGACTTTATTGGCAACTTTGACAACTCCCAACAGGAACCAACTGTACTGCCAGCACAGTTGCCAATTTTGTTACTCAATGGTTGCGCTGGAATTGCCGTAGGTATGGCGACTAATGTACCGCCGCACAACTTGGGTGAGGTGGTGGATGGTTTAATTGCCCTTATCGATCGCCCTGATTTATCGGACGAAAAGTTATGGGAGCTGGTTCCGGGGCCAGATTTCCCTACTGGGGGCGAAATTATTGGCACGGAGGGAATTAGAGAAGCTTACAGCACTGGGCGCGGTATTATCCCGGTGCGGGGAGTGGCGACAATTGAGGAAATGCCAGCCAGTCGCGGTCGCCGAGGGCGGACGGCGCTGGTGGTGACAGAGTTGCCTTTCCAGGTGAATAAAGCATCTTGGATTGAAAAGGTGGCGGAACTGGTCAATCATGGTCGAATCGAGGGCATCGCCGATCTGCGGGATGAGAGCGATCGCGAGGGTATGCGCGTGGTGGTAGAACTGAAACGAGACGCCAACCCTCAAGATGTCCTCAGTAATCTCTACAAGCAAACTGCGCTGTGTACCAACTTTGGAGCGATTTTGCTGGCATTGGTAGACGGACAACCGCGCCAACTGACACTGCGCGAAATGTTGCACGAGTTTATCAATTTCCGCGAACAAACCCTGACTCGGCAGTATAGTCACGAGTTAGGGGAGGCAGAAAGACGTCTCCACATTGTGCAAGGGTTGGTAGCATCTTTATCTCAGCTGGATGCTGTAATTGAAATTCTGAGAAATGCTCCCGATGGTAGCAGCGCGAAAATCTCCCTGCAAGAACGGTTGAACATCAGTGAAGTGCAGTCAGATGCAATTCTGGCAATGCCAATGCGCCGCCTGACGGGGTTGGAGAGGCAAAACTTACAAGCTGAGTTTGAGCAACTTTCAGAGAGAATAGGAGTATTGCGGGTTTTACTAAGCGATCGCCATGAATTACTGAAAGCTTTGAAGAAAGATTTGCGAACTCTCAAACGTAAATTCGCAGATGCGCGTCGTACCAAAATAGTTGTCCCTCGTAAGTCGCGACAAACGGCTGAAACTAAAGAACGAAAAACTGACAAAAAAACCACAGCCGACAACCCACAACAAACAACAGACAATCCACAACCCTTAGAAGAAGTTACTCTGGAATTTACCCGCCGGGGGTATGTGCGGCGACTGTCAAAAAGTGGAAATAAATCAGCGTCTGGTAAAGGTAACGGTGGAAGTCGTCCAGATGATTTTGTGGTGCAATTAGAGCAGACTGACACTACAGCAGAATTAATAGTTCTGACTGGTGGCGGCAAAGCTTACCCGGTCAAAGTTCGCGATATTCCGCCCACAACTGGACAGTCGCGAGGCACGCCACTCATAACATTGTTGTCTAGTTCTGCTCAAGCTGCTGCTGAAACAATTCTTTCCCATTTTGTCTTACCAAAAGATCCGGAAAACGCCGATTTAATTCTTTTGAGCAAACAGGGGAAAATTAAGCGTTTACCAATGGTAGAACTTGCTAATATTTCCGGTCGCGGCTTGACGATAATTAAATTGAAAGAAGATGATGAATTGAAGTATGTCAACCTGACTAAAAGCGGCGAACATTTAATTTTGGCAACTACTGGCGGACGCTTGCTCAAGGTGGAAGTTACTGAGGAACAGTTCCCGGCAATGGGACGGGCAACGATGGGAGTGCAAGCATCGCGTTTGCGGCGTGGTGAGCAAGTTGTCGGGTGTGTAACACTGCGTCCTGATGATAGTGTATTGCTGGTTTCTGGGTTGGGTTACGCTAAACGCTTGCCTGAAAATACTCTGAGATTGGGAAATTTGGGCGACATTGGAACTCAGGTGATGCAGTTTACTGATAAAACTGATGTTTTGCTGGGAATGGTACCAGCTAGAAAGGGAGAGGCGGTAATACTGCTGACGAATCGAGAGCGAGTAGTGCGAAGTCCCATAGATTCAATCAGGTTTTGGGGGAAAGATGGGACAGGCGATCGCATTCTTCAACTCAGCGCTGACGAGAAAATCGTCAATGTAGTTATTGGTCAGTAG
- a CDS encoding ketosteroid isomerase family protein encodes MTLADNLPATESVSTTELKIEGLNEPVVLRYFETMNASDFEATAALFAEDGAMNPPFESAIEGPDAIASYLKAEAQGFTLSPRQGIAETLEDTNTQVQVSGKVQTPVFGINVSWLFILNPEHQIISATIKLLASPQELLNLRR; translated from the coding sequence ATGACACTTGCCGACAATTTGCCCGCAACCGAATCTGTTTCTACCACTGAGTTGAAAATTGAAGGACTAAATGAGCCAGTGGTACTGCGTTACTTTGAAACGATGAACGCAAGTGACTTTGAAGCAACAGCTGCTTTGTTTGCAGAAGATGGAGCAATGAACCCTCCGTTTGAGTCGGCGATAGAGGGGCCAGATGCGATCGCATCTTACCTGAAAGCAGAAGCCCAAGGATTTACACTTTCTCCCCGTCAGGGAATTGCCGAAACTTTAGAAGACACTAATACACAAGTCCAAGTCAGCGGCAAAGTACAAACACCTGTGTTTGGTATCAATGTCTCCTGGCTATTTATCCTTAACCCAGAACATCAAATTATTTCCGCCACCATCAAACTCTTGGCATCTCCCCAAGAACTCTTAAATCTACGCCGCTAA
- a CDS encoding FAD-dependent oxidoreductase, whose amino-acid sequence MTINTTSTQNQETTKTYEVIDVQQTDCCIVGGGPAGAVLALLMARLGIGVMLLEAHKDFDRDFRGDTLHSSSMEIMEQLGLADRLLQLPHTKIRQMSIITPSGSLTLADFSRLKTPYPYITIMPQVRFLELIVEEAKRYPNFVLVLGANVQELVEEDGEIRGVRYRGHGGWHEVRSRLTVGADGRHSKMRQLAGFEAISTSPPMDVLWFRLPRHPEDLEGLMGRIGSGKIVAMLDRSDTWQVAYVIPKGGYQQIRAAGLEALREAIVEVVPEFSDRVQHLHDWSQIAFLSVESSRLKRWYRPGLLLIGDAAHVMSPVGGVGINYAIQDAVVAANVLSKPLRTEQLKLSDLAAVQRRRELPTRTIQAFQSFAQKQIIAPAIDPNRQFKLPAILRLPILRDLPARLIAFGILPAHVN is encoded by the coding sequence ATGACTATCAACACAACATCCACTCAGAATCAGGAAACAACCAAAACCTACGAAGTAATAGATGTACAGCAGACAGATTGCTGCATCGTAGGTGGGGGGCCTGCGGGTGCTGTTCTGGCGCTACTTATGGCGCGTCTTGGGATTGGGGTGATGCTGCTGGAGGCGCACAAAGACTTTGATCGCGACTTCCGGGGGGATACACTTCACTCTTCAAGTATGGAGATTATGGAACAACTGGGACTAGCTGACCGTTTGCTCCAGCTACCTCACACCAAAATTCGTCAAATGAGCATTATTACCCCGTCAGGTTCGCTAACGCTTGCCGACTTCAGTCGCCTCAAGACTCCCTACCCGTACATTACGATAATGCCGCAGGTGCGATTCTTGGAATTGATCGTGGAGGAGGCAAAACGTTACCCTAACTTTGTGCTGGTGCTGGGTGCAAACGTGCAGGAGCTAGTTGAAGAAGATGGTGAGATTCGGGGCGTGCGATATCGGGGACACGGTGGCTGGCACGAAGTGCGATCGCGTCTTACAGTCGGCGCGGACGGTCGCCACTCCAAAATGCGTCAACTGGCTGGCTTTGAAGCTATCAGCACCTCACCCCCGATGGATGTCCTCTGGTTCCGCTTACCGCGTCATCCAGAAGACCTAGAGGGTCTGATGGGTCGCATTGGTAGCGGTAAGATAGTGGCTATGCTTGACCGTTCCGACACCTGGCAAGTTGCGTATGTCATCCCCAAAGGTGGCTACCAGCAGATTCGGGCTGCGGGTCTGGAGGCGCTGCGAGAAGCAATTGTAGAGGTGGTGCCAGAATTTAGCGATCGCGTGCAGCATCTTCACGACTGGTCGCAGATTGCCTTTCTCAGTGTCGAGTCGAGTCGCTTAAAGCGTTGGTATCGTCCAGGGCTGCTGCTCATCGGTGACGCTGCTCACGTAATGTCGCCTGTCGGGGGAGTTGGTATCAACTACGCCATTCAAGATGCAGTTGTAGCGGCAAATGTACTGAGTAAGCCGCTGAGGACGGAGCAGTTAAAACTGAGCGATTTAGCGGCGGTGCAGCGTCGGCGCGAGTTACCGACACGAACTATACAGGCATTTCAGTCTTTTGCCCAGAAGCAAATTATCGCCCCGGCGATCGATCCCAATCGGCAATTTAAACTGCCAGCGATTCTCCGCTTGCCGATTTTACGCGACCTTCCGGCGCGATTAATAGCCTTCGGGATTTTGCCTGCTCATGTTAATTAG
- a CDS encoding TetR/AcrR family transcriptional regulator produces the protein MPARDEQDFESRRQQIIDGALEVFASKGFEKATNKDIAQASQIGSPGLIYHYFKDKSDLFQQVVQQRIPLLQLLTHSEEMMTKPPQETLTLFASTFLKIVDNPTAIALMKLMLGEATRRPLVAEMINTIGPGRGFAFLTRYLEKQMDAGVLQTMNPGAAARCFIGPLIAYVLSREVFPQPDAQDLSPQTMATTVVEVFLWGMEKGNPVKGYGE, from the coding sequence ATGCCTGCACGGGATGAGCAAGACTTTGAGAGTCGGCGACAGCAGATTATTGACGGTGCTTTGGAAGTCTTTGCCAGCAAAGGCTTTGAGAAGGCGACCAACAAAGATATTGCCCAAGCCTCTCAGATTGGCTCACCTGGTCTGATTTACCACTACTTCAAGGATAAAAGCGACCTGTTCCAGCAGGTAGTACAACAACGCATCCCTTTGCTGCAATTACTCACCCACAGCGAAGAGATGATGACCAAACCACCGCAGGAAACGCTTACCCTCTTTGCCAGCACGTTTCTCAAGATAGTGGATAATCCCACTGCGATCGCGCTGATGAAGCTGATGTTAGGTGAAGCAACTCGCCGCCCTTTGGTTGCTGAAATGATTAATACCATTGGGCCTGGGCGCGGTTTTGCCTTCTTAACTCGTTATCTAGAAAAGCAGATGGATGCAGGTGTGCTGCAAACCATGAATCCAGGGGCAGCAGCACGATGTTTCATTGGCCCTTTGATCGCTTACGTTCTTTCGCGAGAGGTTTTTCCACAGCCTGATGCCCAGGATTTAAGCCCGCAGACGATGGCGACGACTGTGGTTGAAGTTTTTTTGTGGGGCATGGAAAAAGGCAATCCTGTAAAAGGATATGGGGAATAG
- a CDS encoding ATP-binding protein: protein MRTELHVPSDLKFLTIVESWLLGCLEVELTDSVDWPRQSNRLRLALVEAYSNVVRHAHRDQPNLPVLIRLELKDRDIALEIWDHGQGFDLSTYLPPNPDDKQESGYGWLIMNRLMDRVEYRLQVNGRNCLKLEASLPEATKA from the coding sequence ATGAGAACTGAGCTGCACGTACCAAGTGACTTAAAGTTTTTGACGATTGTCGAAAGCTGGCTGCTGGGCTGTTTGGAAGTTGAGCTGACCGACTCGGTTGATTGGCCTCGTCAATCGAATCGCTTACGATTGGCTTTGGTGGAGGCATACTCAAACGTGGTGCGTCATGCTCATAGAGATCAACCAAATCTGCCAGTGTTGATTCGTCTGGAGCTGAAAGATCGGGATATTGCTCTAGAAATTTGGGATCACGGTCAGGGATTTGATTTATCAACTTATCTACCACCCAACCCGGATGATAAACAGGAAAGCGGCTATGGTTGGTTAATTATGAACCGACTGATGGACAGGGTGGAATACCGCTTACAGGTAAATGGTCGCAACTGTCTGAAGCTGGAAGCAAGTTTACCAGAGGCAACTAAAGCTTAG